One genomic segment of Paraburkholderia phymatum STM815 includes these proteins:
- a CDS encoding MFS transporter gives MTATREPQALGERNEEANVVRKTWSVGRLRWAMLALVFAATALNYIDRAALGILQPILSVSLGWTTMDYANINFWFQAGYAVGYFLQGSLIDRLGVRRVFFWAVLLWSLATGAHAFTTSVAGFMLCRLILGLTEGANYPSGVKISRLWFPPAERAIATGIFNGGTHIGAILTPIILPALLFAFGWQAVFIGVAILGLAWALVWARCYYDPKDHPWISASEREYVKSDDEKPAIKVPLHRILVMRGTWAFALAFSLTAPVFWFYLYWLPPYLHQQYSLGISVNQIGLPLIIIYVAADVGSIGGGLISSFLITRGVRPVYARLITMFLAAVLVTSVVAANSNNLWTAVLAIALGLAAGQAWITNIYNICMDYTPKELVSTVFGFGGMCAAGTGMFMTQVVGYVLTTTHNNYKILFMGIPGLYAIALIWLLLLAPKTSAE, from the coding sequence ATGACAGCCACACGCGAGCCCCAAGCCTTGGGGGAACGAAACGAAGAAGCAAATGTTGTTCGCAAAACATGGAGCGTCGGGCGCCTACGGTGGGCCATGCTTGCGCTAGTGTTCGCGGCTACGGCACTGAACTACATCGATCGCGCAGCTCTTGGCATCCTCCAGCCGATCCTCAGTGTGTCGCTTGGCTGGACCACAATGGACTACGCAAACATCAATTTCTGGTTCCAGGCCGGATATGCCGTGGGCTACTTCCTTCAAGGTTCATTGATCGATCGACTCGGGGTTCGGCGAGTCTTTTTCTGGGCTGTCTTGTTGTGGAGTCTCGCCACAGGGGCGCATGCTTTCACCACCTCTGTCGCAGGATTCATGCTTTGCCGCTTGATCTTGGGACTGACTGAAGGAGCAAACTACCCTTCGGGAGTCAAGATCTCAAGATTATGGTTTCCTCCGGCGGAGCGGGCCATTGCGACTGGAATTTTTAACGGTGGAACACATATCGGTGCAATCCTCACACCCATTATCCTGCCGGCTCTACTCTTCGCATTCGGCTGGCAAGCCGTCTTTATTGGCGTCGCGATTCTCGGACTCGCGTGGGCCCTTGTTTGGGCACGTTGCTACTACGACCCCAAGGACCATCCTTGGATCAGCGCATCGGAACGCGAGTATGTGAAATCTGATGATGAGAAACCGGCCATCAAAGTGCCTCTGCATAGAATCTTGGTTATGCGAGGGACTTGGGCCTTTGCGCTCGCGTTCTCATTAACAGCACCTGTCTTCTGGTTCTACCTTTACTGGCTACCACCATATCTCCACCAGCAGTATTCTCTCGGCATCAGCGTCAATCAGATCGGGTTACCATTGATCATCATCTATGTAGCCGCGGACGTTGGAAGCATTGGAGGAGGATTGATCTCTTCCTTCCTCATTACCCGTGGCGTACGCCCTGTGTACGCCCGACTCATCACAATGTTCCTAGCAGCCGTGCTCGTTACGAGTGTTGTGGCGGCAAACTCGAATAATCTTTGGACTGCCGTTCTGGCAATCGCGCTCGGCCTCGCCGCTGGACAAGCCTGGATCACGAATATCTATAACATCTGCATGGATTACACGCCCAAAGAGCTCGTAAGCACAGTTTTTGGCTTTGGCGGTATGTGCGCAGCAGGAACAGGCATGTTCATGACACAGGTCGTCGGCTACGTTCTCACGACCACACATAACAATTACAAAATTCTTTTCATGGGCATTCCAGGACTCTATGCAATAGCGTTGATCTGGCTGCTCCTCTTGGCGCCCAAAACATCGGCCGAATAA
- a CDS encoding porin translates to MNKKILSCLAISLAALQSTDSDAQSSVTLYGLADNGIDFVNNSAGKQLLAMRDGTSTGIYGSRWGLIGHEDLGGGLETIFRLESGFNLPSGTAAQGGREFGRQAYIGLASSRLGTVTFGRQYDSVVDFMQFASTTSELGTFAAHGTDVDNLVNSFRIDNAVKYTSPTVSGFRLGVLMNFSGTNAANSPHTIPIWSVGADYSVAGAHVAASYLYANRPAQVFTTGDGHFIANTTGAAIGASGPWSYIGNPDHMSIIAAGGTYNFGNITLGGIYTRSLFAQANGTSSDVSFDNYDVSVRYQLNPAWRFIGGYLFTVGHIEYLGQTLKYHRFILGSRYALSKRTEVYGLVSFQQAAGDAHYADLYQGALASMSTTNRQIGGRIGIVHRF, encoded by the coding sequence ATGAATAAGAAAATCTTATCTTGTTTGGCAATTTCACTTGCAGCGCTACAGTCAACTGATTCTGACGCACAGAGCTCCGTCACGCTCTATGGTCTCGCCGATAACGGTATCGATTTCGTCAATAACTCAGCCGGCAAGCAATTGCTCGCCATGCGCGACGGAACGTCCACTGGTATATATGGGAGTAGGTGGGGCCTCATTGGGCATGAAGACCTTGGGGGCGGTCTGGAAACCATCTTCCGCCTCGAGAGCGGGTTTAATCTTCCTAGCGGCACCGCAGCTCAGGGTGGGCGCGAGTTTGGTCGCCAAGCGTACATCGGCTTGGCATCTTCCCGTCTGGGTACAGTAACGTTCGGTCGGCAGTATGACTCGGTAGTCGACTTCATGCAGTTTGCATCGACTACTTCTGAACTGGGTACGTTCGCCGCACACGGAACCGATGTCGACAATCTAGTCAATTCCTTCCGGATCGACAACGCAGTGAAATATACGAGTCCAACAGTTTCCGGCTTCCGCCTTGGCGTATTGATGAATTTCAGCGGTACCAACGCCGCGAACTCACCGCACACGATACCGATCTGGAGCGTTGGAGCCGACTATTCAGTTGCTGGAGCGCACGTTGCAGCGTCCTATCTCTATGCAAACAGACCGGCCCAAGTTTTCACGACGGGCGATGGACACTTCATCGCAAACACGACCGGAGCGGCTATCGGTGCGAGCGGACCATGGAGCTACATTGGAAATCCGGACCACATGAGCATAATTGCTGCCGGCGGGACATACAATTTCGGAAATATTACCCTCGGAGGAATTTATACCCGCTCTCTCTTCGCGCAGGCAAACGGTACCTCGAGTGACGTCTCGTTTGACAACTATGACGTTTCGGTGCGGTATCAGCTGAATCCCGCGTGGCGATTCATCGGGGGATATCTCTTTACGGTTGGACATATCGAATACCTGGGACAAACGCTGAAATATCATCGATTTATCTTGGGGTCTCGCTACGCGCTGTCCAAGCGTACCGAGGTCTACGGCTTGGTTTCCTTCCAACAGGCAGCCGGAGACGCACACTATGCCGACCTTTACCAAGGCGCCCTTGCGTCCATGTCGACAACAAATCGCCAAATAGGCGGCCGGATCGGTATCGTGCACCGTTTCTAG